In Leclercia pneumoniae, the genomic window AAGAAGGATGGCGGCTATCTCTACACCACCACCGATATCGCCTGCGCCAAATATCGCTACGAAACGCTGCATGCGGACCGCGTTCTCTATTACATTGACTCTCGCCAGCACCAGCACCTGATGCAGGCGTGGACTATCGTGCGTAAAGCCGGTTATGTGCCGGACTCCGTACCGCTGGAACACCACATGTTCGGCATGATGCTGGGTAAAGACGGTAAACCGTTCAAAACCCGCGCTGGCGGTACGGTGAAGCTGGCCGATCTGCTGGACGAAGCGCTGGAGCGTGCGCGCCGTCTGGTGGCGGAAAAGAACCCGGACATGGCGGCGGACGAGCTGGAAAAACTGGCTAACGCGGTCGGTATCGGCGCGGTTAAATATGCGGATCTCTCCAAGAACCGTACCACGGACTATGTGTTCGACTGGGATAACATGCTGGCCTTCGAAGGCAATACGGCCCCTTACATGCAGTACGCCTATACCCGCGTGCTCTCCGTATTCCGTAAAGCGGCAGTGGATGAAGCGGCCCTTGCCGCCGCAGCGGTAGTCATCTCTGAAGATCGTGAAGCCCAGCTGGCAGCACGCCTGCTGCAGTTTGAAGAGACGCTCTCTGTGGTCGCCCGTGACGGTACCCCGCACGTGATGTGCTCATACCTGTACGACCTGGCTGGCCTCTTCTCTGGCTTCTACGAACACTGCCCTATCCTCTCTGCCGAGAGCGAAGCCGTGCGTAACAGTCGCCTGAAGCTGGCGCAGCTTACGGCGAAGACCCTGAAGCTGGGTCTGGATACCCTGGGTATCGAAACCGTCGAGCGCATGTAAAAAAACAAACCCGGCAATCGCCGGGTTTTTTCTTATCAGAAGTACTTTCGCAAATACTCCGTCAGACAGAGTATCGCCATGGCCTGACCATACGGCATGGAGGTGAGCGGTATCTGGCGATAGAACTCCAGATCGCTGCCCATCCCGGTACCGAATGAGGTTTGCAGCAGCTCCCCTTCCGGCGAAATGTTTTTCACAATGCCGCGAATCGCTTTTTCTGCCACCCCGGCATACTCTGCGCCGACGTACCCTTTGCGCACCGCCTTCAGGATCCCGTAAGCAAAGCCTGCCGTGGCAGAGGCCTCCAGATAGGAGTCAGGATCGTCGAGCAGCGTGTGCCAAAGGCCACTCTCATCCTGGCATTTAGCCAGCGCAGCGATTTGCGCATTCAATACCTGAACCAGATAACGGCGCACCGCATCCTGTTTCGGCAGATCCACCAGCTCCAGGAAATCCGGGATCACAATGGTTAACCAGCTATTGCCACGCGCCCAGCGCGCCCTGGCAAAGTTGTGCTGGCCGTCGTAATTCCAGCCGTGGAACCAGAGGCCGGTCTCCCGATCCATCAGGTTCTGTACGTGCAGCAGGAACTGGTAAACCGCCTCTTCCACATACTCGGGACGATTGAGCAGCTTGCCGATTTTTGCCAGCGGCAGCACGGTCATCATCAGGGTGTCATCCCACATCTGCTGATGGTTCTCTTCCGCCAGCGTGATGTGCTGCATGCCACCATGATCGGTACGCGGCATCTCGTTCATCGCCCACTCCGCCCAGCTCTCCAGCCAGGGCAACCAGGCCGGATTGCGGCTCTCTTCATACCGGTAGGCCAGGGTCAAAAAGGGTGACATCGTATTGACGTTCTTGGTGGTGGCCCCTTCGTTGAAGCGGTCGCGGAACCAGCTGTCGATGATATCGCGCATCCCTTCATCACCGGTCTGGCAGTAGTACTGCCAGATACCGTAGAGACCAACGCCGTGCGTCCACTCCCACCCCGCCCAGCCTTTGGTATCGATCACGCGCCCGTCGTCCAGCCGCAGTAAAAACTCACCGGTCTTATCGTGAATGTTCACCAGGTTATGCGTCACCTTTTCAATCAGCGACTTCAGTTCATCCCGGGCGATAAAC contains:
- a CDS encoding glycoside hydrolase family 88/105 protein — protein: MKVWPVKHSPLLRQPERFIARDELKSLIEKVTHNLVNIHDKTGEFLLRLDDGRVIDTKGWAGWEWTHGVGLYGIWQYYCQTGDEGMRDIIDSWFRDRFNEGATTKNVNTMSPFLTLAYRYEESRNPAWLPWLESWAEWAMNEMPRTDHGGMQHITLAEENHQQMWDDTLMMTVLPLAKIGKLLNRPEYVEEAVYQFLLHVQNLMDRETGLWFHGWNYDGQHNFARARWARGNSWLTIVIPDFLELVDLPKQDAVRRYLVQVLNAQIAALAKCQDESGLWHTLLDDPDSYLEASATAGFAYGILKAVRKGYVGAEYAGVAEKAIRGIVKNISPEGELLQTSFGTGMGSDLEFYRQIPLTSMPYGQAMAILCLTEYLRKYF